ATTTATATACCTTTGATGTAGTAGTTGCTATTTTCATGAAAGGACAAACGTTTTGCCAAATGAATGTGCTGTCGTTTGAGGAACCTCGATGGAAATAATCCTCGTGTGCTCCATAGGTTTCAGCTACAAAttcaattaataattaaatggcAGAACTATATAACTGCAATACGGTCTGTATATGCCATATTGTAGAACTCTGTAATTCTGCCAAATGAATAGTACGTGCAATGACTATCGCCATGTGGTTGATTAAATTCGTGAACTATGTGGTCTAGATTCTGCAACACGTGCCTCTGTAAAACCTGTAGCTATCGTgaaattcatatgtatgtaccgtccgttaatttacaatatttgttcTTCATTGCAGTCGgctgtaaaatataaataagagaCATGAAATACATGTAAGTACACTGCATGTAATCATAACCTACAAATTTGCTACAGAAAAGTCGAGCACAGAGTCGCTGGTTTGAAGAAAGAATATCCACTTCTGCTAGTGCTTTTTACTTGCTCGCAAAGTAACTTTCTTCGCCCAAGCATAACCCAAAATTTCTTGCGAATTTGCGGTGCATATTTTTTTGCGAagtgaacatttaaatttattttatccatACGTCTTCATTTAACacttgtttataatttttttctaattttttcaatttaatgcaATTTCAGATGGGGAATATGTTGAGGATATTTAACGCACATATGAAAATGCCGTAAAATACGTGCATGCAGAAATCTGATGAGAAGACTTCAGCTGAATGAGTTCAAAGGTAAATGAATTAACGTGTTTTGTTTGAATTATAGTACGGCACTGatgatttatatacatatttacttttctgACATCTCTTATGAATCAATTTGATTTCAATAGTTTAACTGATATGCAAACGACTATGACGACTGTTATAAATTAGTATGAGCTGTGAATTAAATAGGTTCTATCTTTCAGGGAATTGGACAATAAATTCCTTAAGGGTGATTTTTCCCTAACACAGCGAACATCAAGGAAATGCAGAATGAATTTGGAATACCATCTCATGAGGtatatataaattaagaaatatacCATTTAATTTCTCAATGATGAAATTATAAACCATTCACAGACAACCATATAATGGTTCAACTTTGGACAAGCTGTTCCAATATTCTTTTGGAATAAGTGCGTTCTGTTGAACCGGttatggataatggttaaataTAGGCACTGagcatatatttaaattttattctttgaATATGTAAAGATTTGGATTAAcagattagtttttttttctttcttttttagatgAACTTGCTGGTGTTCATGGGGTTTCGCCAAGGATTTGCAGTTATCGTTGCATATGAAACTAAAATGTGTACACATGataattttcgaaataaatagttgtatattatgtatatataaatttaaaacttttatttgtcactaaaaatcgtttttcaccaaatttgcaCGTTCTCTCAAGGCGATTTCGCTATCTTGCTTAGACCTCATGCGATCTCCCTTCGATTTTTTACCAATACCAAGCTTAGGTAAACCTCGATTTAAGCCTTCTAACAAAATGCAAGCCTTGCAGGGTTGTTGAGATGACACAAATCCACAACGTTCACAGGTTCCCCGAGTCGGTTTTTTCACAGTGCTTTTAAATCTGAGTTGCTCACCAGAATATATAATATCCATTATAACTGATGGCCGCACTCTCTCCAAGTCTTTCAAATATGCACGTGCATGCCCTCGATATGCGTTTGGTGCGAAAACGCACTCCGttgaaaaataaactaaatttttaaagtggGCGTACATTACGATTTCTTTTTCATATGCGTACTTAAGCGGTTTTACACGAGGTATTGAGTCTTCACCACCTCCAGTACGTATGTCCGTACATCGTCCTAAACGTGCAGTATCTCCTCGTAGAATATTCATCAAAACGGTCTCTGCAATATCATCCGCATTATGCCCAGTAGCTATACTATCCACTCCAAGTAGTTTTGCACCACGATCCAATGCTTGTCGTCTAAAAACACCACAGAAAGTGCAATTATTCTTACGCCCGATTTGGGCTACAATGCGATCCATAGTCCAACCATATAGCTCATCGTATGAGAGTATCTTGAGAGGCATTTCGTAGTCATCACGATTTTGTTTGACTGTCTCCAAGCTGTCATCTCGATAGCCAGTTATGCCTTCGTCAATGGATAGCAGTATTAGTTGTAGACCGTAATCATATCGCTCATTGAGCAACTTCAGCACATAAGCCAAGACTGTCGAGTCTTTTCCTCCACTTGCGGCCACTGCAACTTTTTCTCCACGTTTAAAGAGTTCATTTGTAATAATTGTGTAGTGAATTTCTGCTTCAAATGCAGCAAAGAAGCAGTCCTTACAAAGTGCATCAGCTGTTTTGGGGCGCTGGGAGATGGATATAGAAGTTCAGTTCATTTACAATTTGCGTTTACTCATAGCTTACCTTAAGTGCTGCATTTCTACCACAATTTGTCTTGCATTTAATGGgcattttactaaaaattattgcattaaatactaaaaaaatatgtatgttgaacaataaaaatacgaaatagagtgagaagtaaataatttacaatcGATTGTCCTACACGTGAATTGCCGATATCGATGATTTCTTAGGTAACTCTAATGCCATGTTCCAACGGCATGTCAAGAACGTTCACATATTAGTAATTAGCATTAAAaccacaaaattaatttatccGTTCGcatatggcagattagctgcaaaattgacaatcagctgtcggTGCTGTTTTGAAAGGATTTTCACATAGAAATTGCTTTGGGGGAATATTTTGGAGCTTTTGGtttgtttcattattattaatgaaatgaaGAAAGGGCAAGGAGAGGAATAACTAAGTTAATTGGGAAATTGGTTGctagtaataaacagttggaggaaaacCGTAAGCGACGTTTACTgagtttgcaaaaaattgtgacaGTAATACGCTtgtgaaattcgatattactttaataataaacaataagagGCCAAAGCgtctatatttatatttagtgcATAAATATATCCTTTtatcaaatattattaatacTGTTTTGTTTCAACAGCagatttcgaatatttttgattaaaatattcTGTTTAATTTAAAAGGTCAATGTGTTGTCTTCGagtttgataaaataaaaataattgaaaataattaaaattcccATATGCTTCTTCTTGAATTCAGATAAATAATTTCTGCAcataatttttaagttaaaaccTAATTTGTAACCACTGTATAGattaataagtaaaaacactcttAGTTGGCTGTCAAAAAATGTGCACATCTGAGATCATCTGATTCCAAAACAAACTTTTATGTGAGATGGctgcataaaaaatgattaaatttcaatCAAAGTCGTATCCAAAAGTCTCACAAGTGGGGTAAATATTCTGATATTTctcaatatattcaatatttccTCACTAATtagctaagaaatatattaaaaatatttgttgttgtaaagttgcaaatttgtttattgaatcgatattatttggttttttttgtcaaCATTCTATGTcactataaaaattttaatttgcagcAAACCAAAAAGACTAGCATTcattcattcccatggcagccggttctacattaccggaatgactcggatttttcccgaccaagggctgctaccccagtaaactagccctgtctggTGAACCGTTTATTATCAGCACTCACACCaaagcagagaacgtaaattcacggtcctacggtgctattgcgttacttagaattaatttattcatctcacaagaaataatccatttgcgcatgcaaaatgccgacggcaaataagcatgaaagaaaaatgtacaagtcttctgttattttcttttccctaacaccaaatcatggcattttacatttcaatgcaaacgctatatttatttctgttgactacgctccgctatgttaactctcttctgttaactttcctaccctcgttttgatgtgttttgacatttaacctgcccattcgttcctgagccttctctatgaatttacgttctctgcctTCTCTatcaatttacgttctctgaccaaagtaggaagaagaagagtgtttttacttgtttttggtACAATGTTTGTAACGAAATCTATTGTGAATGCTTAATGCTATCTTTCATAAAtatcatgaagcaataattaaaggtgatgtaagtagccaattttcaccctgtgttagccatcttgaagctacttaataaatccgtgttgtcctcttggaaaagctactttttatttcagagcaaattctaaagaaaaagtactcaaaagcgtagaagttaaaatttttgctgaaaaagttagcaggcaatactgttttgcctattccattttgcttagactttcgcatctttcaattctattcaaagttctgtgaaaattacattaCAATTGTGCTTTTCATTGCGATAAATAGCTACCATATAGCCACATTTAGGTAAgtctttttaataaaagctaattattttgtaaattaatggcatttttcactatttaggTCGATTATGTCTTACATATCGTGGTAGTCGATTATTTGGAGTCGCCTTTCTGCTGCCGAAAACTACCGGTTGGTGAATTTTCATAAACGTAAGTCCAGATCAGACATTTGtataaattcttattaaactttttcattaatagGTTTTTAGAACAgagtttttgcaaatataatagTGACCAccttacatacaatacataaactacagTTAGTAAGTTCTATTAGaatatttgctaataaattggttttaaaagtttttatttgtaggaCTTCACAGACGAGCAAGTGCAGCGGAAGATGTGTGTTGAAGAGCTGGTTTTTAGAAACGAAGGCATGTATGCGCGTATTTCTACCGCGTATTTCTACCATTTCATAGATGACATTGATCGTGCTGTGTATGATGGTGCAAATACCTAGTAAGTGTTTGACATGTGACGGTCATTATGTGCCTAGTTCTGCTACCACTGAAATCAATTTGGCTTCCGAACTGGCTCTTCACGCTACCCGGTCTAGAACAATATGCTGTACGTAAATGCATGCGCAACACCTACACGAGCAAGTCCTCGCGCTTTACGTCTACATTTACATGTAAGTTGTAGTGCtatatttatgaattaacaatttttaagatttttggttTACAGGTTTTTGATTTCTGCCCGAATCATCGCAATTACTAAAAGTGGATTATGTTATCAATATAGAAATTTTTCGATGTATTAGTTTTAGactatatgaatatattttcctaactatactaataaaatattaaggtagacaaattttaaacaataaactaataaatttataattgtttcaATTTTAACTCTTCTAACTCCAATGTTTTTCTTACGTGGAGGAATGATCGACTGAACTTCTGCTTTCGCAATGTCTTTGATAGCTTACACGAAGATGCTCTTGAATATATTGCCGGTTACATAATACGCAAATTAAAGTTGACCGATTGTTCATGCAATGAGCCTACATTTACTTGGGTTGACACTTTATCTAAGGGCGGATTAGTTAAACCAAGCACCGAGTTcttagataaaattaaaatgttggaaTCAGCGTTTAACCAATTCAACGGCAGGGAGCTTTACGGTGGgatatcatttttaaaaaaacatcatttttgtaaaaacagttaTGAAACGTACATTTACGTTCGTACGGTACTGAAATGAGGAAATTTGCAACACGTCGTAATGCAAAGGTTACTAAACATGGCTTTATATGCATAAGagtgaaataattttccaaaatatttttgtttactagctgcatttccattttaatgtaatgaaaatactcctttagagactccatttttttacttttgtctcGTTTCCCATCtaactaatatttgttttacaactGCGAACTAACTTAAAACACATATATAAGTAACATCACATATTTCTGCGTGTAATCCGAAGGTGTTATGCGTTGGGGCTCGATATGTATCAGCCCATGGAAACAGCAGAGTTCATTGATACGGTGAATGATTGGTTCGATATTTTCAATACAAagttttcgaattttcaaacTGCTGCTGCAAAAAAGCCCTATGGGATGGACTTGAGCCAGCAGGATGaaacaataagtaaaaatacatatgtatatagtaggttctgtttttatgcggcttttttttatgcggttttgaaatagtgcggtttttttttaattaaaaaatgcatgtcgacctatcgggaattgtacatataaacaagattctaaaccagctaagcaaaaactcaacacagattacatcaaaaatgctaaccctacaagtatggaaccgcctgcataaccatctagatcagacgtgtacattttctcaagtgacggaagtgattttacgccaaatcctaaacgaatgcgcaacatgcgggtattgtctgattctatttctgacgtaaatttatttttcgattctgacgtttcttaaataaagatataattttcaaaaatacaatattttgtttatgcgattttatttaattatttcagattcatgcggtctatggaacgtatctatagttataatatgggactagtgcccttttttatgcgattttattacattatttcagatttatgcggttcttagcacttttgaaacgtatcgaTAGtcttactatagaactggtagctttttttatgctgtttcttgcggaacgtatctaccgcataaaaacagaatctactgcagaggtatatgacacaaatccatgggaatagttaagttaaaaatataaataattaagtaccacttataaaataacataaaattattctatggcttacaaggacctttttcaattttttactacattttcagaaaggggataaacttatgcccttttttcccttgcttctaaattgcatcaatggattaagtagcatccgaaatcagatgtcaaactttacttaaccttgtataattgaatcatgataaATATCAACAAACGCTATTTTCATAGTACTCGAATTCTTCTCCAATACctgttttgttcgttttttttacGTATTGTATTTATCCTCGGAGGTTTTAagctattttataaattaagtgCCTTATATTTATAGCGTATTTATAATGTACAGCAATAAAATACATCCGAAATTGAAGTCGATTAGCGTATTTTCCATGATGGAAATTTGTGGGGACAACACTTCTGCATTGTTGTTTTTAGAAGAGTCGGGCTTAGTaccttcaaaaaaatcaattcctCCACAATGTTGCGGTATTCCCATGAAAGTGGAGAATGATGTTCGCAGAAAATTGGGCTGGATGTGGCGCTGCAGATCTTCTGTAAGTAAAGGGAGCGCTTCGAACTGTCGTAAAATCTTAAACCCAAGCGATGGATCCTTTTTTGATGGTAAGTTCTTAATatcaaatacatttaaaaatattttacaatggAAATGTGATTTCTAggtaaattttgtcatatttcgATCGCTGATGCACTGGCCATCTTATTTTGCTTCGTAATGGATGTGAGGGTGAGTGGTTGCTTGTATTTTTCATGCAATTTcatcatcaacaatttttcaaatgattTCATTGTTTGCCCTCCCGTTTCTAATGGTGatgtaaacaagttttttttgttttttttttttactattaggCGTATTAACACGACATATCGAATTATGTTAATGCTTGTTGTCAACTAGTATTGGTCCGTGATTCATCATTTTGATATGCATctcttaatatattatattgagtgacgattgaaaatatttcatggagatttcaaaacaaaataaaaatgttaccaCAATTACGAAAGTTAAGTAGGTATGTAAATGACTGTGTTATTTTAAAACAAGttctaaaaataattgcaaCATAAAAAGATTAAAGCAGTTTACATATATAACCAACAGTAACATATAGTGGTAGAGTACGATAACATGTACATAGTAGATTATTATTTTGCAAAGGCCTAGTAAAATGGTGTTGTCCATTCATATTtcgtaaaaaatattagttttgcaTGCACTAATTCAAccatatatgaaaaataaacttttgtttGCTAGTTAAACATTGATATGTTCTTTCATATGTCTCTTTCAATAGATTATTTTTGcactgaaacatttgaatgcTTATCGTCAGCGCAAAGGTGATGCAACGTCTTTGAGCACTGGGACTATCACCGACTATTACAGCCATTGCCGAGAGGTGACAGAGATCATCTCATCGCATACAGATCTGGAGCTGGGTAATTTAGGCAGAATAGTCTTATTTGATGAAACATTTTTAGCAAAACGAAAGTACAATCGAGGCCGATTTAGCGAAGAGCTGACCATTAATGTGGTAGGTCTATTTTGTAAGGAAGATAGAACGGG
The sequence above is drawn from the Anastrepha obliqua isolate idAnaObli1 chromosome 4, idAnaObli1_1.0, whole genome shotgun sequence genome and encodes:
- the LOC129244470 gene encoding uncharacterized protein LOC129244470, with amino-acid sequence MYSNKIHPKLKSISVFSMMEICGDNTSALLFLEESGLVPSKKSIPPQCCGIPMKVENDVRRKLGWMWRCRSSVSKGSASNCRKILNPSDGSFFDGKFCHISIADALAILFCFVMDVRIIFALKHLNAYRQRKGDATSLSTGTITDYYSHCREVTEIISSHTDLELGNLGRIVLFDETFLAKRKYNRGRFSEELTINVVGLFCKEDRTGLFFKINHTSIENLWPYIAELVDQRKPQNDVFSDEEESDYSLEDAFHKGRILNSVSSAKKTPPLSHQNMGAAFYRRHYLAKFETDGERITTFLQHIREVYPGYQGGVLKTGLFLKEIDPISETSVLKKRKLEEKEETEIVII
- the LOC129245696 gene encoding cytoplasmic tRNA 2-thiolation protein 1; its protein translation is MPIKCKTNCGRNAALKRPKTADALCKDCFFAAFEAEIHYTIITNELFKRGEKVAVAASGGKDSTVLAYVLKLLNERYDYGLQLILLSIDEGITGYRDDSLETVKQNRDDYEMPLKILSYDELYGWTMDRIVAQIGRKNNCTFCGVFRRQALDRGAKLLGVDSIATGHNADDIAETVLMNILRGDTARLGRCTDIRTGGGEDSIPRVKPLKYAYEKEIVMYAHFKNLVYFSTECVFAPNAYRGHARAYLKDLERVRPSVIMDIIYSGEQLRFKSTVKKPTRGTCERCGFVSSQQPCKACILLEGLNRGLPKLGIGKKSKGDRMRSKQDSEIALRERANLVKNDF